Below is a genomic region from Candidatus Cloacimonadota bacterium.
CCAAAGCAATCACAGCTCGAGCCAGAAATATTATCGGGGGGCATCTTACCGGACTCGTTTGCGGTTCGTTATTTGCTCTTATTCCTCGCACTCTATTTCTAAGCAATATTATTGTATATTCACTTGCCGTGGGATTCTCTATCTTTATTATGGTTGTAATAGACACAGAACACCCTCCTGCTGCCGGAACCGCACTCGGTGTGGCTATGGTCGGGTTTTCACTTAATATATCTTTTGCCCTAATCAGTAGCACAATTATTCTCTCGTTAATTCATCACATATTCAAAGATCAATTGATAGATTTAGTATGAAAAAAGTCATAAATGAAAAAAAACAAAAGATAATTGATCCAGCTTTTGATGGTCATCTAAAAAAGGATTTGAAGATTATGAATTCGG
It encodes:
- a CDS encoding HPP family protein, whose protein sequence is MNKNYKKLLNEFTSHWKNYVFQSIFATITIFSILFFLKFIDAVVVASIGASVFIVFAMPKAITARARNIIGGHLTGLVCGSLFALIPRTLFLSNIIVYSLAVGFSIFIMVVIDTEHPPAAGTALGVAMVGFSLNISFALISSTIILSLIHHIFKDQLIDLV